The Glycine soja cultivar W05 chromosome 8, ASM419377v2, whole genome shotgun sequence genome has a window encoding:
- the LOC114422145 gene encoding kinesin-like protein KIN-14Q, producing the protein MEDNNQWCLYDHDPLLLTDVSLQQESSSYTHCPNSLSQASLSSRSLAMADEPVSRGDSPSIGFSQENGRFEGNSVKFDDPNVKNVFDGRSILGYSLTSPDLVICGSPDIAGISYGDSPELSKNKHSKDVEQSMELSLENGIKGSQVEVDNGHKIPTVKFSNFCQTFEQEEKPLSPEASFELLPPLVTRNESPQDHPPRDTEMLEDIGVSQEAEMESSEDTEDIGMEEKFKRLKREFDCQRKELTETRRELGEIKRENQQKSRECQEAWNSLKELQNELMRKSMHVGSLAFAIEGQVKEKSKWFSSLRDLTRKLKIMKMEHIKLLEEAEASKKYQADMREMGLIIKSKINEQLESHEDLKSKYIEGAKERKDLYNKVLELTGNIRVFCRCRPLNAEEISAGATMALDFEFAKDGDLTVMSNGAPKRNFKFDAVFGPQAEQADIFEDTAPFATSVLDGYNVCIFAYGQTGTGKTFTMEGTEEARGVNFRTLEKMFDIIKERQKLYCYDISVSVLEVYNEQIRDLLVAGNHPGTAAKRLEIRQAGEGMHHIPGLVEAHVNNMTEVWEVLQTGSNARAVSSTNANEHSSRSHCIHCVMVKGENLLNGECTRSKLWLVDLAGSERVAKTEVHGDRLKETQNINRSLSALGDVISALATKSSHIPFRNSKLTHLLQDSLGGDSKALMFVQISPNENDLSETICSLNFASRVRGIELGPARKQLDTVELLRHKQMAEKVKQEVRLKDLQIKKMEETIHGLESKMKESDNKNKNLQEKVKELESQLLVERKLARQHVDSKIAEQHQMKHQEEQNNTLMRPALASRPLGSLKNFNDPVSGGGWCKDQQINSAKPLAENNILKPCIPFSTMESSIKCIDHAEKENNPDMADKALLPKRPGRASTICMMTPRVPSAIASRRNSLIPLPSIPSLTQFQSPLLPKLTNQADQKDVNGELETNCVPAQTHCESPKEVRIGVKRIGSILRRSLHKKIQMKSPLQQHMRKVGVNVGMEKVRVSIGSRGRLAPRGQVGSGRRGGGAKDIQQKNSQKEKERGWI; encoded by the exons ATGGAGGATAATAATCAATGGTGTCTCTATGACCATGACCCACTTCTTCTCACAGACGTTTCTTTGCAGCAAGAATCCTCTTCTTATACTCACTGCCCCAATT CTCTTTCACAAGCATCACTGAGCTCTCGGAGTTTGGCTATGGCGGATGAGCCTGTGTCTCGTGGTGACAGCCCCAGCATCG GGTTTTCTCAGGAAAATGGAAGATTTGAAGGGAACAGCGTGAAATTCGATGACCCAAATGTGAAAAATGTGTTTGATG GAAGATCAATTTTGGGGTATTCTCTTACATCCCCAGATTTGGTCATTTGTGGCTCACCAGATATTGCTGGAATCAGCTATGGTGATTCCCCTGAGTTGTCGAAGAACAAACATTCCAAGGATGTGGAGCAATCTATGGAGCTTTCTCTAGAGAATGGAATCAAGGGGTCTCAAGTAGAAGTTGACAATGGCCATAAGATCCCAACTGTTAAATTCTCCAACTTCTGTCAAACTTTTGAGCAAGAGGAAAAGCCACTGTCCCCTGAAGCCTCCTTTGAGCTTCTTCCACCTCTTGTAACCAGGAATGAGTCACCCCAAGATCACcctccta GAGATACTGAGATGCTTGAAGATATTGGAGTGTCTCAGGAGGCAGAAATGGAGTCTTCAGAA GATACCGAGGATATTGGGATGGAAGAGAAGTTTAAGAGACTGAAAAGAGAGTTTGACTGTCAGAGAAAGGAGCTGACGGAAACAAGGAGGGAGTTGGGGGAGATCAAGAGAGAGAATCAACAGAAGAGTAGAGAATGCCAAGAAGCTTGGAACTCCTTGAAAGAACTTCAAAATGAGCTAATGCGCAAGTCCATGCACGTTGGATCTTTGG CATTTGCCATTGAGGGGCAAGTGAAGGAGAAAAGTAAGTGGTTTTCATCACTGAGAGACTTGACGAGGAAATTGAAG ATCATGAAAATGGAACACATCAAGCTATTAGAGGAAGCAGAGGCAAGCAAAAAATATCAAGCAGATATGAGAGAAATGGGACTTATTATCAAGTCCAAAA TAAATGAACAGCTGGAGTCACATGAAGATCTCAAGTCCAAATATATTGAAGGGGCTAAGGAACGGAAAGATCTTTACAACAAGGTTTTGGAGTTGACAG GAAACATAAGGGTCTTTTGCCGTTGTAGGCCTCTCAATGCCGAAGAGATATCTGCAGGAGCAACAATGGCCTTAGATTTTGAATTTGCGAAAGATGGTGATTTAACTGTAATGTCAAATGGAGCTCCTAAAAGGAATTTCAAGTTCGATGCTGTCTTTGGTCCCCAAGCTGAGCAAG ctGATATTTTTGAAGACACAGCACCATTTGCAACCTCAGTTCTAGATGGATACAATGTATGCATTTTTGCATATGGACAGACTGGGACAGGAAAAACTTTCACAATGGAGGGCACAGAAGAGGCTCGAGGTGTTAATTTCAGGACTCTTGAGAAAATGTTTGACATAATCAAGGAGAGACAAAAGCTCTATTGTTATGATATCTCTGTAAGTGTCTTAGAAGTGTACAATGAACAAATAAGAGATTTGCTGGTTGCAGGAAATCATCCTGGAACAGCTGCAAAAAG ACTTGAAATAAGGCAAGCTGGTGAAGGAATGCATCACATTCCAGGGTTAGTTGAAGCACATGTGAACAATATGACTGAAGTCTGGGAAGTCCTACAAACTGGTAGCAATGCAAGGGCAGTAAGCTCAACCAATGCCAATGAGCATAGCAGCCGATCTCACTG CATTCACTGTGTTATGGTTAAGGGAGAGAATTTGTTGAATGGGGAATGCACAAGAAGCAAGTTATGGCTGGTGGACCTAGCAGGCAGCGAGCGAGTGGCAAAGACAGAAGTGCATGGTGATAGACTGAAGGAGACACAAAATATTAATAGGTCTCTCTCTGCACTTGGTGATGTCATATCAGCTCTTGCAACAAAAAGTTCACACATTCCTTTCAG GAACTCCAAGCTTACACACTTGCTGCAAGACTCATTAG GAGGAGATTCAAAGGCACTCATGTTTGTACAGATCAGTCCTAATGAAAACGATTTGAGTGAGACAATTTGCTCTCTGAACTTTGCTAGTAGAGTAAGAGGAATAGAATTGGGACCTGCAAGAAAGCAGTTGGACACTGTTGAACTTTTGAGACACAAACAAATG GCTGAGAAAGTCAAACAAGAGGTAAGGCTGAAGGATTTGCAAATCAAGAAGATGGAGGAAACAATCCATGGATTGGAGTCCAAGATGAAGGAAAGCGACAATAAGAACAAAAATCTCCAAGAGAAG GTCAAGGAACTGGAATCACAACTTCTGGTTGAGAGAAAGCTGGCGCGTCAACATGTAGACTCAAAGATAGCTGAGCAGCACCAAATGAAACATCAAGAAGAGCAAAACAATACACTTATGAGACCAGCACTTGCAAGTAGACCACTAGGAAGTCTCAAGAATTTCAATGATCCAGTGAGTGGTGGTGGATGGTGCAAAGACCAACAAATAAATTCAGCTAAACCCCTCGCTGAGAACAACATCTTGAAACCTTGTATACCCTTTTCTACAATGGAGAGCTCCATCAAGTGCATTGATCATGCTGAGAAAGAAAACAATCCTGACATGGCTGACAAGGCTCTATTGCCAAAAAGGCCTGGAAGAGCTTCTACTATATGCATGATGACACCGCGTGTTCCTTCAGCCATTGCCTCAAGGAGAAACTCTCTGATTCCACTCCCAAGTATACCTAGCTTAACACAGTTCCAGTCACCATTATTACCAAAGTTAACAAACCAAGCTGATCAGAAGGATGTCAATGGGGAATTAGAAACCAACTGTGTGCCTGCACAGACTCATTGTGAGAGTCCCAAAGAAGTTAGAATTGGTGTTAAGAGGATTGGTAGCATACTAAGAAGAAGCCTTCATAAGAAAATACAGATGAAGTCTCCTCTTCAGCAGCACATGAGGAAGGTTGGTGTGAATGTAGGGATGGAGAAAGTTAGAGTTTCCATTGGAagtagggggagattggcacCAAGGGGCCAAGTAGGAAGTGgtagaagaggaggaggagctAAAGATATTCAACAAAAGAATAGTCAAAAGGAGAAGGAAAGGGGATGGATTTGA
- the LOC114423207 gene encoding serine/threonine-protein kinase WAG1-like → MEEPTLLFPDTDLDLSFTSTTTDRTTTTTTTSARTSLARTSSLTLSFNDRLSTFSASETTTASLISRRPHRSGDPNWSAIQAAVNLSSDGRLHLRHLKLLRHLGSGNLGRVFLCRLRDYDGAHFALKVVDKDLLTPKKLSHAQTEAEILHALDHPFLPTLYARIDVSHYTCLLMDFCPGGDLHSLLRKQPQFRLPLAAARFFAAEVLVALEYLHALGIVYRDLKPENVLLRDDGHVMLSDFDLCFKSDVAPNVNFRSHTSPPRVGPTSGCFSCNNNNRHREKLVAEFVAEPVTAFSRSCVGTHEYLAPELVSVNGHGNGVDWWAFGVFVYELLYGTTPFKGCSKEGTLRNIASSKDVRFVHVAEREEAGMAEARDLIEKLLVKDPRKRLGCAKGATEIKLHPFFYGIKWPLIRTYRPPEVKGFIRRNKSNVTCKRNTCWWKRLGLLVRNKGGCRGYWGGREV, encoded by the exons ATGGAGGAGCCAACGTTGTTGTTCCCCGACACCGACCTCGATCTCAGCTTCACCAGCACCACCACTGaccgcaccaccaccaccaccaccaccagtgCAAGAACAAGCCTCGCCCGCACTAGCAGCCTCACCCTCAGCTTCAACGACCGTTTGTCCACATTCTCCGCCTCGGAAACCACCACCGCCTCCCTTATCAGCCGCCGTCCCCACCGGAGCGGCGATCCCAACTGGTCCGCCATTCAGGCCGCCGTCAACCTCTCCTCCGACGGCCGCCTCCACCTCCGCCACCTTAAGCTCCTCCGCCACCTCGGCTCCGGCAACCTCGGCCGCGTCTTCCTCTGCCGCCTCCGTGACTACGACGGCGCCCACTTCGCCCTCAAGGTCGTCGACAAAGACCTCCTCACCCCGAAGAAACTCTCCCACGCGCAGACCGAAGCGGAGATCCTACACGCGCTGGACCACCCCTTCCTCCCCACTCTCTACGCGCGTATCGACGTTTCGCATTACACGTGCCTTCTCATGGACTTCTGCCCCGGCGGCGACCTCCACTCCCTCCTCCGCAAACAGCCCCAGTTTCGTCTCCCCCTCGCGGCGGCGCGTTTCTTCGCCGCCGAGGTCCTCGTCGCCCTGGAGTACCTCCACGCGCTCGGCATCGTCTACCGCGACCTCAAACCCGAGAACGTCCTCCTGCGCGACGACGGCCACGTCATGCTCTCGGATTTCGATTTGTGCTTCAAATCGGACGTGGCACCAAACGTCAACTTCCGGTCCCACACCTCACCACCTCGCGTGGGCCCCACGAGCGGTTGCTTCagttgtaataataataaccgCCACCGAGAAAAGTTGGTTGCAGAGTTCGTGGCGGAACCGGTGACGGCGTTTTCACGGTCGTGCGTTGGGACGCACGAGTATTTAGCTCCCGAGCTTGTCTCGGTTAACGGTCACGGTAACGGCGTGGACTGGTGGGCTTTTGGGGTTTTCGTTTACGAGTTGTTGTACGGGACGACGCCGTTTAAGGGGTGTAGCAAGGAGGGCACGCTGCGCAATATAGCATCAAGCAAGGATGTGAGGTTCGTCCACGTGGCGGAGCGAGAGGAGGCAGGGATGGCCGAGGCGAGGGATTTGATTGAGAAGTTGTTGGTGAAGGACCCTAGGAAGAGGCTAGGGTGCGCTAAGGGTGCTACTGAGATTAAACTACAcccttttttttatggaattaaGTGGCCTTTGATTAGGACTTATAGGCCACCGGAGGTCAAGGGATTCATCAGAAGGAATAAGTCCAACGTTACTTGCAAGAGAAACACCTGCTGGTGGAAGAGACTAGGGCTTCTTGTGAGGAACAAAGGGg GATGTCGAGGATATTGGGGTGGAAGAGAAGTTTAA